One segment of Natranaeroarchaeum aerophilus DNA contains the following:
- a CDS encoding potassium channel family protein, with translation MKFVIVGYGRVGIRTARILREEGHEVIVVDNDPEKIRRAQSDGFETIEGDGSEDSTLEGANLETVDAVGGLTGDLNANFAACMIGKHHGCRTVLRIDEDYRQDIYRKYADDVDEVVYPERLGAAGAKTALLGGNFNVVSDLTEKLQLSVFRIGEGASAVGKQVHNVGLPESARIYAHGRADESLTIPLPGTTLDVGDQVAVIVETESLDGVKEALSG, from the coding sequence ATGAAGTTCGTTATCGTAGGCTACGGCCGTGTGGGTATCCGGACCGCACGTATTCTCCGCGAGGAAGGTCACGAAGTGATTGTGGTCGACAACGATCCGGAGAAGATCCGTCGCGCCCAGTCGGACGGGTTCGAGACGATCGAGGGGGACGGAAGCGAGGACAGCACACTGGAGGGAGCAAACCTCGAAACGGTCGACGCGGTCGGCGGCCTGACCGGCGATCTGAACGCCAACTTCGCCGCCTGTATGATCGGCAAACATCACGGCTGTCGGACGGTCCTCCGGATCGACGAGGACTACCGCCAGGACATCTACCGGAAGTACGCCGACGATGTCGACGAAGTGGTCTACCCGGAGCGTCTCGGCGCGGCGGGCGCAAAGACCGCGCTGCTGGGCGGTAACTTCAACGTCGTCTCCGATCTGACCGAGAAGCTCCAGCTATCGGTGTTCCGGATCGGCGAGGGAGCCAGCGCGGTCGGCAAGCAGGTCCACAACGTTGGCCTTCCCGAAAGCGCACGGATCTACGCTCACGGTCGTGCGGACGAATCGCTAACGATCCCGCTTCCCGGCACGACGCTGGACGTCGGCGATCAGGTCGCAGTCATCGTCGAGACCGAGAGCCTCGACGGCGTCAAGGAGGCGCTGTCGGGCTGA
- a CDS encoding phosphatase PAP2 family protein codes for MTPWFSGVETVQGATPEWAALPFAGVTLLGDIWIFVVALTLAYWFTGRREIAALFGVVLTALSAGLVLKVLFGLPRPPTGPAVPVEAVASIAQPFYEHETTARLPGLPSGHTLGATVTWGALAALLEVWSRARRFVMASLAVVLVGVSRIILGVHYPIDVLAGALLGVAILAIAIPACRRLDDPATPLFGSSVLMGALAVVVTGDTAAANATGAAIGGLLAWQLLKTPTPLAGTRADLTLASCGLAGIIALGIGLGVLAGSPVGPYLGTAVIGGGVLAFPVVLSARRDRQPIA; via the coding sequence ATGACGCCGTGGTTTTCGGGGGTCGAGACGGTGCAGGGGGCGACGCCCGAATGGGCCGCACTCCCGTTTGCAGGGGTGACGCTGCTGGGAGATATCTGGATCTTCGTCGTGGCGTTGACGCTTGCATACTGGTTCACGGGGCGGAGAGAGATCGCTGCGCTGTTCGGCGTCGTGCTGACGGCGCTCTCGGCTGGACTGGTTCTGAAGGTGCTGTTTGGCCTCCCTCGGCCGCCGACTGGTCCGGCTGTCCCCGTCGAAGCGGTAGCGTCGATCGCACAGCCGTTCTACGAGCACGAAACGACGGCACGGCTACCGGGACTGCCGAGCGGGCATACCCTCGGAGCAACGGTGACGTGGGGAGCGCTCGCGGCGTTGCTGGAGGTGTGGTCCCGCGCGCGTCGCTTCGTGATGGCCAGCCTGGCGGTCGTTCTGGTGGGAGTATCCCGGATCATCCTCGGTGTTCACTACCCGATCGACGTGCTTGCCGGAGCCCTCCTTGGCGTCGCCATCCTCGCCATTGCGATACCCGCGTGTCGACGCCTCGACGATCCGGCGACCCCGCTGTTCGGGAGCTCGGTCCTGATGGGAGCACTCGCAGTCGTCGTTACCGGCGATACTGCTGCCGCGAACGCGACCGGTGCAGCTATCGGTGGGCTACTGGCCTGGCAGCTCCTCAAAACTCCGACTCCGCTTGCAGGCACCCGCGCTGATCTCACACTCGCCAGCTGTGGACTGGCTGGTATCATCGCGCTGGGTATCGGTCTCGGCGTACTCGCTGGGTCACCTGTCGGACCGTATCTTGGGACGGCAGTGATCGGTGGGGGCGTGCTGGCGTTTCCGGTCGTCCTCTCCGCACGTCGAGATCGCCAGCCGATAGCCTGA
- a CDS encoding YihY/virulence factor BrkB family protein produces the protein MGQLARTVGRVRTIVETAQSAGITFLAAGVAYYAFVSLIPLTILTLAIGSVMGGDVFEGQIIEFVGEFLTPEAQETLVDALTAQAGRGGATVVGSLVLLWSALRLFRGLDRAFSQVYGTSYSSLVNELLTGVSVLASIVIGVAAVTIVGTAISRLPLGPFGAEIAVVLLLVTLLVIFFPLYFVMPDTTIAPRDAVPGTVVAAVGWLLLGQGFQLYTTYAADFAAYGVLGGVLLLLTWLYFGALIVMVGAVINAVMADDVVEELVGPDKRQPDNRDRTATGQDRQLQRDGVRRDTQLEAMTDDEPTEDDEEDRGVGMAGPGPEEAGVDADSDEDVTTGTAPKSEVQRLNRELAELREQLDEFEDDVEDRTVDRDSVESDLKRYVRRRIRRGHARGWGPYLVLLYGTAMTIGAFVYLDGVWAILAMLVLWLSTLGLYVLMILVTTTLNVLGIPGRLRNAIGDWRS, from the coding sequence GTGGGACAGTTAGCTCGTACAGTCGGCAGAGTCCGAACGATCGTCGAGACCGCCCAGTCGGCCGGAATCACGTTTCTGGCTGCGGGCGTCGCCTACTACGCGTTCGTCTCGCTGATCCCACTGACAATACTCACGCTGGCGATCGGCTCCGTGATGGGCGGCGACGTCTTCGAGGGGCAGATTATCGAGTTCGTCGGTGAGTTCCTGACGCCGGAGGCCCAGGAGACCCTGGTCGACGCGCTGACGGCACAGGCGGGACGCGGCGGGGCGACCGTCGTCGGGTCCCTCGTACTGCTCTGGAGTGCATTGCGACTCTTCCGCGGACTCGACCGGGCGTTTTCGCAGGTGTATGGAACCAGCTACTCCTCGCTCGTGAACGAGTTGCTGACCGGTGTGTCAGTGCTCGCGTCGATCGTTATCGGTGTCGCTGCAGTGACTATCGTGGGGACAGCGATCAGCCGACTTCCACTCGGACCCTTCGGTGCCGAGATCGCGGTAGTCCTGCTGCTTGTGACGTTGCTGGTGATCTTTTTTCCACTCTACTTCGTCATGCCGGACACGACGATCGCGCCGCGCGATGCGGTGCCTGGAACGGTCGTCGCTGCAGTCGGGTGGCTGCTGCTGGGGCAGGGGTTCCAGCTGTACACGACGTACGCCGCCGATTTCGCGGCCTACGGCGTTCTGGGGGGCGTCCTCCTGCTTCTCACCTGGCTGTATTTTGGCGCGCTGATCGTAATGGTCGGGGCAGTCATCAACGCGGTGATGGCGGACGACGTCGTCGAAGAACTGGTCGGACCGGACAAGCGCCAGCCCGACAATCGAGACAGAACAGCCACCGGACAGGACCGGCAATTACAACGTGATGGCGTTCGACGTGACACACAATTGGAAGCGATGACCGACGACGAACCCACCGAAGACGACGAGGAGGATCGTGGCGTCGGAATGGCCGGCCCCGGACCCGAAGAGGCTGGCGTCGACGCTGATAGCGACGAGGACGTGACGACCGGGACGGCTCCGAAAAGCGAGGTACAGCGGCTCAACCGCGAACTGGCAGAGCTCCGCGAACAGCTCGACGAGTTCGAGGACGACGTCGAGGACCGCACAGTCGACCGCGATTCGGTCGAAAGCGATCTCAAACGCTACGTCCGACGCCGGATCCGCCGGGGGCACGCCCGGGGGTGGGGGCCGTATCTCGTCTTGCTCTACGGGACCGCGATGACGATCGGCGCGTTTGTCTATCTCGACGGGGTGTGGGCAATCCTGGCGATGCTCGTCCTCTGGCTGTCGACACTCGGGCTGTACGTGCTGATGATACTCGTGACAACGACGCTGAACGTACTCGGGATCCCCGGTCGGCTCCGGAACGCGATCGGCGACTGGCGCTCCTAG
- a CDS encoding tRNA (guanine(26)-N(2))-dimethyltransferase encodes MEIREGTVEIEVPEQESEGVDDAVFFNPVQELNRDLTVATLRAYRDREPRASSYLDAMAASGIRGVRAAADGWEATLCDTDPDAVSLCERNLTRNDLDGETVQRDVNALLHEELYDVVDIDPFGTPIPFADAAFANVRNLVCVTATDTAPLCGAHFDSGVRKYSAIPRNTEYHGEIGMRILLSALARTAARYDVGVTPLCSHATNHYVRTYLELDHRATDANETIEKIGYIHHCEDCLHREHEHGLIAHPPETCPACEGNRVLTAGPIWLGATKESAFVEEVGEHVTDDMGTAETARELTATIAAELDQPTHYDQHRLCRQWGVTAIGMDEFLDRLREAGYEASRTHFGGTTFKTDASAAEIEAAAIDDG; translated from the coding sequence ATGGAGATTCGGGAGGGTACAGTCGAGATCGAGGTGCCCGAACAGGAATCCGAGGGCGTCGACGACGCGGTCTTTTTCAACCCGGTCCAGGAGCTAAACCGGGATCTGACAGTCGCGACGCTCCGGGCCTACCGGGACCGGGAACCGCGCGCGAGTTCGTATCTGGACGCGATGGCCGCAAGCGGGATCCGCGGGGTCCGCGCCGCGGCTGACGGCTGGGAGGCAACGCTCTGTGACACCGATCCTGACGCCGTCTCGCTCTGCGAGCGCAACCTCACACGCAACGACCTCGACGGGGAGACGGTCCAGCGCGACGTCAACGCGCTGTTGCACGAGGAGCTGTACGACGTCGTCGATATCGACCCGTTCGGGACGCCGATCCCCTTCGCCGACGCCGCCTTTGCCAACGTTCGCAATCTGGTCTGTGTGACCGCGACCGACACCGCGCCGCTGTGTGGCGCGCACTTCGACAGCGGCGTCCGGAAGTACTCCGCGATCCCACGCAACACCGAGTATCACGGCGAGATCGGCATGCGGATCCTGCTATCGGCGCTTGCCCGCACCGCGGCCCGGTACGACGTGGGCGTGACGCCGCTGTGTTCCCACGCGACGAACCACTACGTGCGGACCTACCTCGAACTCGACCACCGCGCGACCGACGCCAACGAGACCATCGAGAAGATCGGCTATATTCACCACTGTGAGGACTGTCTGCACCGCGAGCACGAACACGGCCTGATCGCGCACCCACCCGAGACGTGTCCCGCCTGCGAAGGCAACCGAGTCCTGACGGCGGGGCCGATCTGGCTCGGCGCGACAAAGGAGTCGGCGTTCGTCGAGGAGGTCGGCGAGCACGTCACCGACGATATGGGAACCGCCGAGACGGCTCGCGAGCTGACGGCGACGATTGCGGCCGAGCTCGATCAGCCGACCCACTACGACCAGCACCGCCTCTGTAGACAGTGGGGCGTGACGGCGATCGGGATGGACGAGTTTCTCGATCGCCTGCGTGAGGCGGGATACGAAGCCTCGCGTACCCACTTCGGCGGTACGACGTTCAAAACCGACGCGAGCGCCGCGGAGATCGAGGCAGCCGCGATCGACGACGGGTAG
- a CDS encoding type II toxin-antitoxin system VapC family toxin, with product MIYADTDFFIALVKDDDWLQERAATIAAENEGEIYTSRATLLELLMISDRFSFDRMEALSYVLEIAAIPEEETVLFQAADYMEQHGVTAFDAYHLAYAGDDPVVSSDTAFDTVTDDRIPIEEDD from the coding sequence ATGATATACGCCGATACCGACTTTTTTATCGCGCTGGTGAAAGACGACGACTGGTTGCAAGAGCGCGCCGCCACAATCGCGGCGGAGAACGAGGGCGAGATCTACACCTCGCGGGCGACGCTGCTCGAACTGTTGATGATCTCCGATCGGTTTTCGTTCGATCGGATGGAAGCGCTCAGCTACGTGCTGGAGATCGCAGCGATTCCCGAAGAGGAAACCGTCCTCTTCCAGGCCGCTGACTACATGGAACAACACGGAGTAACCGCGTTCGACGCGTACCATCTCGCCTACGCAGGTGACGATCCGGTCGTGTCGTCCGACACGGCGTTCGATACCGTGACCGACGATCGGATTCCGATCGAAGAGGACGACTAG
- a CDS encoding AbrB/MazE/SpoVT family DNA-binding domain-containing protein: protein MSKTAETDDRGRIVIPHEIRERHGDRYRVIELEDRIELIPIEEDPIKGLREAVGDAFEGKSMHEIKQEAREAARSAATDGRRE, encoded by the coding sequence ATGAGCAAGACCGCGGAAACCGACGATCGGGGGCGAATCGTTATCCCGCATGAGATCCGGGAGCGACACGGTGACCGGTATCGGGTCATCGAACTCGAAGACCGGATCGAGCTGATCCCGATCGAAGAGGATCCAATCAAAGGACTTCGCGAAGCCGTCGGCGATGCCTTCGAGGGTAAATCAATGCATGAAATCAAACAAGAAGCCCGGGAAGCCGCCCGATCAGCGGCAACAGACGGACGTCGGGAATGA
- the prf1 gene encoding peptide chain release factor aRF-1, which translates to MSQQEADHSDRKKYEFRKVIEDLKEYEGSGTQLVTIYVPPDKQISDVVAHVTQEHSEAANIKSKQTRTNVQDALSSIKARLKYYDTYPPDNGLVLFSGAVNTSGGRSEMVTEALENPPQPVESFRYHCDSDFLTEPLEHMLADKGLYGLIVLDRREANVGWLKGKRVEPVKSASSLVPGKQRKGGQSAQRFARLRLEAIDNFYQEVAEMANDLFVAKRHELDGVLVGGPSPTKDEFLDGDYLHHEIQDKVLGKFDVSYTDESGLRDLVDAGQEALADAELMEGKDLMETFFRELHDGEKATYGFEQTRKNLIMGSVETLLISEDLRRDVITYECSAGHEEREVVDSRASTPDHTCSECGEEMDAEDGEREDAIDHLIEIAEQRGTETKFVSTDFEKGDQLLNAFGGFAGILRYSTGV; encoded by the coding sequence ATGAGCCAGCAGGAAGCGGACCACTCCGACCGGAAGAAATACGAGTTCCGGAAGGTCATCGAGGACCTCAAAGAGTACGAGGGCTCGGGGACCCAGCTCGTCACGATCTACGTGCCCCCGGACAAGCAGATCAGCGACGTCGTCGCCCACGTCACACAGGAACACAGCGAAGCGGCCAACATCAAGTCAAAACAGACCAGAACGAACGTCCAGGACGCCCTGTCGAGTATCAAGGCGCGTCTGAAATACTACGACACCTATCCGCCTGACAATGGGCTCGTCCTGTTTTCGGGCGCGGTCAACACCAGCGGTGGGCGCAGCGAGATGGTGACCGAGGCGCTGGAGAACCCGCCCCAGCCGGTCGAGTCGTTCCGCTATCACTGCGACTCGGATTTCCTCACCGAGCCCCTGGAGCACATGCTGGCGGACAAGGGCCTGTATGGCCTGATTGTGCTCGATCGGCGCGAGGCCAACGTCGGGTGGCTCAAGGGCAAACGCGTCGAGCCGGTCAAATCCGCCTCCTCGCTGGTCCCCGGCAAGCAGCGCAAAGGTGGCCAGTCCGCACAGCGGTTCGCCCGCCTGCGGCTCGAAGCGATCGACAACTTCTATCAGGAGGTCGCCGAGATGGCAAACGACCTCTTCGTCGCCAAACGCCACGAACTCGACGGCGTGCTCGTCGGCGGTCCATCGCCGACCAAAGACGAGTTCCTCGACGGCGATTACCTCCACCACGAGATTCAGGACAAAGTCCTCGGGAAGTTCGACGTCTCCTACACCGACGAGTCGGGCCTCCGCGACCTTGTCGATGCAGGGCAGGAAGCGCTTGCCGACGCCGAGCTCATGGAGGGCAAAGATCTCATGGAGACGTTCTTCAGGGAGCTTCACGACGGCGAGAAAGCGACCTACGGTTTCGAGCAGACCCGCAAGAACCTCATCATGGGATCGGTCGAGACGCTCCTCATCAGCGAGGACCTCCGCCGGGACGTCATCACCTACGAGTGCTCGGCAGGCCACGAGGAACGCGAGGTCGTCGACAGCCGGGCGTCGACGCCCGATCACACCTGCTCGGAGTGTGGCGAGGAGATGGATGCCGAAGATGGCGAGCGTGAGGACGCCATTGACCATCTCATCGAGATCGCCGAGCAACGCGGGACCGAAACGAAGTTCGTCTCGACCGATTTCGAGAAGGGCGACCAACTGCTCAACGCCTTCGGCGGATTCGCCGGCATTCTGCGCTACTCGACCGGCGTATAG